From Nitrospirota bacterium, a single genomic window includes:
- a CDS encoding 50S ribosomal protein L28: protein MNVASCYACGKKKTVGNNVSHANNRTKRQILPNLQRKRIQTDAGIKRAYVCTRCLRTGTVKKVV, encoded by the coding sequence ATGAACGTGGCAAGCTGTTATGCATGTGGCAAGAAAAAGACGGTTGGCAATAATGTCAGCCATGCAAACAACAGGACGAAACGGCAGATTCTGCCGAATCTCCAGAGGAAGCGGATACAGACTGATGCCGGGATCAAGCGCGCCTATGTCTGCACACGCTGCCTGAGGACTGGAACGGTAAAAAAGGTCGTCTGA
- a CDS encoding DUF721 domain-containing protein, which yields MKKAETVLGPMLKQLGIENGVRLERLRNDWSDIFEISISSHMFPATLTEGELLLHVESPAWMQQLTYYKKEIIRKLSSYAVTDVRFSLGRITQKKPKQAAERPMRPLSPDEISFAASVVADIRNEALKDSIRKAIEKSLAADRKPGQNR from the coding sequence ATGAAAAAGGCTGAAACCGTTCTCGGCCCGATGCTGAAACAACTCGGGATCGAGAACGGAGTGAGGCTTGAGCGGCTCCGCAACGACTGGTCTGACATCTTCGAAATAAGTATCTCTTCCCATATGTTTCCGGCAACACTTACCGAGGGGGAACTGCTTCTGCATGTTGAATCACCCGCCTGGATGCAGCAACTTACGTATTATAAAAAAGAGATCATCCGGAAGCTTTCTTCATACGCTGTAACTGATGTTCGGTTCAGTCTGGGGAGGATCACGCAAAAGAAACCGAAGCAAGCAGCGGAGAGGCCGATGAGGCCGCTTTCGCCCGATGAGATTTCATTTGCAGCATCGGTCGTTGCCGACATCAGGAATGAAGCGCTGAAGGATTCCATCCGGAAGGCTATCGAAAAATCGCTCGCTGCAGACAGAAAACCAGGTCAAAACAGGTG